One window of the Pseudomonadota bacterium genome contains the following:
- a CDS encoding glycosyltransferase — translation MQPLWNTPGKAILTIGTIEPRENHLLLLDAYDLLRAKDVDVSLIIIGRPGWKNREVIDRIRGHADFGTRLLHLDNASDRDLSEAIERADCLVCPSLAEGFGLPVVEGLMHGLTVFASDIPVFRESGENFCRFFKLDSPDELVLLLEEWQEHSGCRRRALVSSKSFPGPTGGKVPESL, via the coding sequence CTGCAACCCCTCTGGAATACCCCCGGTAAGGCCATCCTTACGATTGGAACCATAGAACCCAGGGAAAACCACCTCCTGCTTTTGGATGCCTACGACCTCCTGCGCGCCAAAGATGTCGATGTCTCGTTGATAATTATCGGTCGACCGGGCTGGAAGAATCGCGAGGTTATCGATCGTATCAGAGGCCATGCCGATTTTGGTACACGACTTCTGCATCTTGATAACGCCAGCGACCGGGATCTTTCTGAAGCGATCGAAAGAGCTGATTGTCTGGTTTGTCCTTCCCTTGCCGAGGGGTTCGGTTTGCCGGTTGTCGAGGGACTAATGCACGGTTTGACCGTTTTCGCCAGCGATATTCCGGTGTTTCGCGAAAGTGGGGAGAATTTCTGTCGATTTTTTAAACTCGATTCTCCTGATGAATTGGTCCTTCTTTTAGAAGAGTGGCAAGAGCACTCTGGTTGTCGGCGGAGGGCTTTGGTGAGCAGCAAAAGTTTTCCTGGCCCGACTGGCGGGAAAGTACCAGAGAGTTTGTGA